In the Paramisgurnus dabryanus chromosome 5, PD_genome_1.1, whole genome shotgun sequence genome, one interval contains:
- the cabp7b gene encoding calcium-binding protein 7 — MPVRAVTSRFMYRGLCSIPDILSYRAPISLPEDEVEEIREAFKVFDRDGNGFISKQELGIAMRSLGYMPNEVELEVISQRLDMDGDGQVDFEEFVTLLGPKLASAGMPDRFHGAEFDSIFWKCDMQKLTVDELKRLLYDTFCDHLTMKDIENIIMTEESHLNSPECQVDIDTSPMQQVKHTCVRKSLICAFAIAFIISVMLIAANQMLRRGMQ, encoded by the exons ATGCCCGTGCGTGCCGTGACTTCCAGGTTCATGTACAGGGGACTTTGTTCAATTCCAGATATCCTCTCTTACAGAGCTCCGATCAGCCTCCCAGAGGATGAAGTGGAGG AGATCCGTGAAGCCTTCAAGGTGTTTGATCGTGACGGGAATGGATTCATCTCAAAACAGGAGTTGGGAATTGCCATGCGGTCTCTTGGTTACATGCCAAATGAGGTGGAGCTGGAAGTGATCAGTCAAAGACTGGATATGGATG GTGATGGTCAAGTTGATTTTGAGGAGTTTGTAACACTTCTTGGGCCAAAGCTGGCATCTGCTGGTATGCCTGATAGGTTCCACGGAGCTGAGTTTGACTCCATATTCTGGAAG TGTGACATGCAAAAGCTGACTGTGGATGAGCTCAAGAGACTCTTGTACGACACATTCTGTGACCATTTGACAATGAAAGACATCGAGAACATTATCATGACAGAGGAGAGTCACTTAAACAGCCCCGAGTGCCAAGTAGATATCGATA CAAGCCCCATGCAGCAAGTCAAGCACACGTGTGTGCGCAAGAGCTTGATTTGTGCCTTTGCTATCGCATTTATCATCAGCGTCATGCTCATCGCAGCCAATCAGATGCTTCGAAGAGGGATGCAGTGA
- the zmat5 gene encoding zinc finger matrin-type protein 5, with amino-acid sequence MGKRYYCDYCDRSFQDNMHNRKKHLNGVQHHRSKKAWFDNFRDAATILNEERAKEPCRKFQQTGECVFGTNCRFSHMSERHMKMLEQKIDADRRQKEFPNEDESSSKRNVDEWLSRRKKKQAVLTSGSVSKIEEEECVENIEIPPYLLSIPDLPPSLHPPPAGGWKVTLQNDWG; translated from the exons ATGGGGAAGCGCTATTACTGCGACTATTGTGATCGCAGCTTTCAGGACAACATGCACAACAGAAAGAAGCATCTGAACGGCGTCCAACACCACCGATCAAAAAAAGCCTGGTTTGACAACTTTAGAG ATGCTGCCACAATTTTAAATGAAGAGCGGGCAAAGGAACCATGCAGAAAGTTCCAACAAACAG GAGAGTGTGTATTTGGTACAAACTGTCGTTTTTCACACATGTCCGAGAGGCACATGAAGATGTTGGAGCAAAAGATTGATG CTGATAGGCGACAGAAGGAGTTTCCTAACGAAGATGAGTCATCCTCTAAGCGCAACGTTGATGAATGGCTCTCCAGAAGAAAGAAGAAACAGGCTGTGCTGACATCAGGAag TGTTTCAAAGATTGAAGAGGAAGAGTGCGTTGAAAACATTGAGATACCTCCGTATCTTCTGTCTATTCCAGATCTTCCTCCATCTCTTCATCCTCCACCAGCTGGTGGTTGGAAAGTCACACTTCAAAATGATTGGGGTTAa
- the arpc5lb gene encoding actin related protein 2/3 complex, subunit 5-like, b yields MAKNTLSSRFRKVDIDEFDENKFVDDHDEAADQQGPDATEVDNLIRQGDMMSALQVALRNPPIHSKNPAIKERAQNVVLKVLTSFKSSDIESAVKSLDKNGVDLLMKYIYRGFEKPTENSSAILLQWHEKAFAIGGLGSIVRVMTARKTV; encoded by the exons ATGGCCAAGAACACACTCTCATCGCGCTTCAGAAAGGTGGACATTGATGAATTCGACGAGAATAAATTCGTGGACGATCACGACGAGGCAGCCGATCAGCAAGGACCCGATGCGACGGAGGTCGACAACCTTATCAGGCA AGGGGACATGATGTCGGCCCTCCAAGTTGCTCTTAGAAACCCTCCAATCCACAGCAAGAACCCAGCAATAAAG GAAAGAGCTCAGAATGTGGTGCTAAAGGTGCTGACATCATTTAAGAGCAGTGATATAGAGTCTGCTGTTAAATCTCTCGACAAGAACGGAGTCGATCTTCTTATGAAGTACATCTACAGGGGGTTTGAAAAACCAACAGAAAATAGCAGTGCCATATTACTGCAGTGGCATGAAAAG GCATTTGCCATTGGAGGACTAGGATCTATCGTTAGAGTTATGACAGCCAGGAAGACCGTATGA